The Polaribacter tangerinus genome has a segment encoding these proteins:
- the msrB gene encoding peptide-methionine (R)-S-oxide reductase MsrB — protein sequence MKKIALFIIATILVNGIVSAQNTNTKSNSKKFKVEKTAAEWKKLLTPKQYYILREAGTEKPFSSELNKNYKAGIYACAACKTPLYNSENKFDSGTGWPSFDRAIKSNVALDVDYKIGYARTELKCGTCGGHLGHSFDDGPKETTGKRHCINGAALLFIPKNE from the coding sequence ATGAAAAAAATAGCCTTATTTATCATTGCCACTATACTAGTTAACGGAATCGTTTCTGCTCAAAATACAAATACAAAATCTAATTCTAAAAAATTTAAAGTTGAAAAAACTGCTGCTGAATGGAAAAAACTACTAACTCCAAAACAGTATTATATCTTAAGAGAAGCGGGAACAGAAAAACCTTTCTCTAGCGAACTAAACAAAAATTATAAAGCAGGTATTTATGCATGTGCTGCCTGTAAAACTCCATTATATAACTCTGAAAATAAATTTGATTCTGGTACCGGATGGCCTTCTTTTGACCGTGCAATAAAAAGCAATGTTGCTTTAGATGTAGATTATAAAATTGGCTACGCTAGAACAGAATTAAAATGTGGTACCTGTGGTGGCCATTTAGGACATTCATTTGATGATGGACCTAAAGAAACTACTGGAAAACGCCATTGTATAAACGGAGCTGCATTACTATTTATTCCAAAAAATGAATAA
- a CDS encoding M48 family metallopeptidase, translated as MKKIIILFLISFMFVECTKVPITGRSRVNFVSDAKVLPASFAQYKGFLAENKLSENKEMTQQIKNVGANISSAVDRFMRANNMTEEANAYKWEFNLVEDNTVNAWCMPGGKVVFYTGIMPICANENGVAAVMGHEVAHAFAKHGQERMSQGQLQQIGGLAVALGTSGEKQKTQQIWNTAFGIGSGLGMLKFSRIHEQEADRLGMIFMIMAGYDGEEAAEVWVRMSEKSGGKKQPEILSTHPSNASRIKDLRAYLPTAKMYAQKYNTVHKK; from the coding sequence ATGAAAAAAATAATCATATTATTTCTAATCAGTTTCATGTTTGTAGAATGTACTAAAGTGCCAATTACAGGCAGAAGTAGAGTTAATTTTGTAAGTGATGCTAAAGTTTTACCGGCTAGTTTTGCTCAGTATAAAGGTTTTTTAGCTGAGAACAAGTTGTCTGAAAATAAAGAAATGACCCAACAAATAAAAAATGTAGGAGCAAATATTTCTAGTGCAGTAGACCGTTTTATGAGAGCAAATAATATGACGGAAGAGGCAAATGCATATAAATGGGAATTTAATTTGGTGGAAGATAACACCGTAAATGCATGGTGTATGCCAGGTGGAAAAGTAGTTTTTTATACCGGAATTATGCCAATTTGTGCTAACGAAAATGGTGTAGCCGCTGTTATGGGACATGAAGTAGCTCATGCATTTGCAAAGCACGGTCAGGAGCGAATGTCTCAGGGTCAGTTACAACAAATTGGTGGTTTAGCAGTTGCCCTTGGTACTTCTGGAGAAAAGCAGAAAACTCAGCAAATTTGGAACACTGCTTTTGGAATTGGTTCTGGTTTAGGAATGTTAAAATTTAGTAGAATTCACGAGCAGGAAGCGGATAGGTTAGGAATGATTTTTATGATTATGGCCGGTTACGATGGAGAAGAAGCAGCCGAAGTTTGGGTTCGAATGAGTGAGAAAAGTGGAGGGAAAAAACAACCAGAAATATTAAGTACTCACCCTTCTAATGCCTCAAGAATTAAAGATTTGAGAGCTTATTTACCTACAGCAAAAATGTATGCTCAAAAATACAATACGGTACATAAAAAATAG
- a CDS encoding MFS transporter, translating into MTFKRGDKKLINAWAFYDWANSVYSLVISTAVFPLFYDLITKDKTIRFLGLNWDYPGTLYSYALSFSFLVVAFMSPILSAIADYTGNKLKFMRFFCWMGGLSVIGLFFFKDISTAWVGITCTILASIGFWSSIVFYNSYLPEVAYPMQQDKASAKGFIYGYIGSIILLAITLFLIMTPEEDSLKLKMMRYSFVMVGLWWIGFAQITFSKLPNNIYNRKPSKEYLWSGFKALKKVWFSLKDLPTLKNFLIAFFLLSVGVQTIILLATIFGSSELGLGTINLIITVLLIQIVAIFGAALFSRISEKIGNFKALKITISIWIIVCFCAFLLEKNLKNVSLYFYGLGGLLGLVLGAIQSLTRSTYSKLLPETKDHATYFSFYDVTEKIAIVLGTFVFGFLIYLTDSMQWSVLCLALFFVFSFIILHRLKNTEHVY; encoded by the coding sequence ATGACATTTAAAAGAGGCGATAAAAAATTGATAAATGCCTGGGCATTCTACGATTGGGCAAATTCAGTATATTCTTTAGTAATTAGTACGGCAGTTTTTCCTTTATTTTACGATCTAATTACAAAAGACAAAACGATTCGTTTTTTAGGATTAAATTGGGATTATCCTGGTACTTTGTATAGTTATGCTTTATCGTTTTCTTTTCTAGTAGTAGCATTTATGTCGCCAATTCTTTCTGCAATTGCAGATTATACAGGAAATAAGTTAAAGTTTATGCGTTTTTTTTGTTGGATGGGAGGCTTATCTGTAATCGGACTCTTTTTCTTTAAAGATATTAGTACTGCTTGGGTTGGGATAACGTGTACTATTTTGGCAAGTATTGGTTTTTGGTCTAGTATTGTTTTTTATAACTCGTATTTACCTGAGGTAGCGTATCCTATGCAGCAAGATAAAGCAAGTGCCAAGGGATTTATTTACGGTTATATAGGTTCTATAATATTACTTGCTATTACTTTATTTCTAATAATGACACCAGAAGAAGATTCTTTAAAATTAAAGATGATGCGTTATTCATTTGTGATGGTTGGCTTATGGTGGATTGGTTTTGCACAAATTACGTTTTCTAAATTACCAAATAATATTTACAATAGAAAACCATCTAAAGAGTATTTATGGTCTGGTTTTAAAGCATTAAAAAAAGTTTGGTTTAGTTTAAAAGACCTACCAACTTTAAAAAACTTTTTAATTGCCTTTTTTTTATTAAGTGTTGGTGTGCAAACAATAATTTTATTGGCTACTATTTTTGGCTCATCTGAATTGGGTTTAGGAACTATAAACTTGATAATTACAGTATTACTAATTCAAATAGTTGCTATTTTTGGAGCTGCTTTATTTTCTAGAATATCCGAAAAGATTGGAAATTTTAAAGCATTAAAAATAACCATTTCTATATGGATAATTGTTTGCTTTTGTGCTTTTTTGTTAGAAAAAAATTTAAAGAATGTGTCCTTATATTTTTATGGTCTTGGTGGGCTTCTTGGTTTAGTTCTAGGAGCTATTCAGTCTTTAACACGATCTACATATTCTAAGTTATTACCAGAAACTAAAGATCATGCTACTTATTTTAGTTTTTATGATGTAACCGAAAAGATAGCTATTGTTTTAGGAACTTTTGTTTTTGGTTTTCTAATTTATCTAACCGATTCTATGCAGTGGAGTGTTTTATGTTTGGCACTATTTTTTGTGTTTTCTTTTATCATATTACATCGCCTAAAAAATACTGAACATGTTTATTAA
- a CDS encoding CDP-alcohol phosphatidyltransferase family protein, whose amino-acid sequence MSKLPKEHQFVDLSDYGRPIARVIANSLKNTKYTPVDVTIAFVISGLIGIYCIFEEYYWASAFFLIFKSILDAADGELARIKETPSYTGRFLDSISDILLNLIIFISLWYLTEVHIIWALLAFFGIQLQGTLYNYYYVILRNRFNGDTTSRIFEDEIPTALAGEKQYNVTLLFKVYKALYGIFDEIIYALDRNASKGKPFPNWLMSLISTFGLGFQLLLIAIFLVLDLKIYIIPFFIGYSLFVFIFIFIRKIFY is encoded by the coding sequence ATGTCTAAATTACCAAAAGAACACCAGTTTGTAGATTTATCTGATTATGGTAGACCTATCGCAAGAGTTATTGCCAATTCTTTAAAAAACACAAAATATACACCGGTAGATGTAACCATTGCTTTTGTAATATCTGGCTTAATTGGTATTTATTGTATTTTTGAAGAATATTACTGGGCGTCGGCATTCTTTTTAATTTTTAAATCTATTTTAGATGCTGCCGACGGAGAACTTGCCAGAATTAAAGAAACGCCTTCTTATACTGGTCGTTTTTTAGACTCTATCTCAGACATTCTTTTAAACTTAATAATATTTATATCACTTTGGTATCTTACCGAGGTACACATTATCTGGGCGCTACTGGCCTTTTTTGGAATTCAATTACAAGGAACTTTGTATAATTACTACTACGTAATTTTAAGAAATCGTTTCAATGGAGATACTACTAGTAGAATTTTTGAAGATGAAATTCCTACAGCATTAGCTGGAGAAAAACAATACAATGTTACTCTTCTTTTTAAAGTTTACAAAGCACTATATGGCATTTTTGATGAAATAATTTATGCGTTAGATAGAAACGCATCAAAAGGAAAACCGTTTCCTAATTGGCTTATGTCTCTGATTTCTACTTTCGGACTCGGGTTTCAATTACTTCTTATTGCTATATTTTTAGTACTAGACCTAAAAATATATATAATACCGTTTTTTATTGGATACTCTCTGTTTGTATTTATCTTTATTTTTATCCGTAAAATTTTCTATTAA
- a CDS encoding type 1 periplasmic binding fold superfamily protein, producing the protein MKTIKLIALLFILSITITSCSDDHDDHDHDHEEELITTVTYTLTNGNNNVTLVWEDLDGDAGNNPAITNGTLVANTTYTGIIKLENKTESPAEDITQEVKTEGDEHEFFYETSIAGLTVTKTDVDGNGNPIGIETTLTTGSAGSGSFTIILKHEPTKPNTGSPIAAGGSTDVEVTFSLQVQ; encoded by the coding sequence ATGAAAACTATAAAATTAATTGCCTTATTATTTATTTTAAGTATCACAATTACTAGTTGTTCTGATGATCATGACGACCATGACCACGACCATGAAGAAGAACTCATAACCACCGTAACCTATACATTAACAAATGGAAACAACAACGTTACATTAGTTTGGGAAGATTTAGATGGTGATGCTGGTAACAACCCGGCTATAACAAACGGAACATTAGTAGCAAATACTACATATACAGGAATTATAAAGCTAGAAAATAAAACAGAATCTCCAGCAGAAGACATTACACAAGAAGTAAAAACAGAAGGAGATGAACATGAGTTCTTTTATGAAACTTCAATTGCTGGTCTAACTGTTACAAAAACCGATGTAGATGGAAATGGAAATCCTATTGGTATCGAAACTACACTAACAACTGGTAGTGCAGGTTCTGGTAGTTTTACTATTATTTTAAAACACGAACCTACTAAACCAAATACTGGAAGCCCTATTGCTGCTGGTGGTAGTACCGACGTAGAAGTAACTTTTTCTTTACAAGTACAATAA
- a CDS encoding TonB-dependent receptor, translating into MIKRFLAFAFLCALFTTIQAQDCTLTFKGKITDFHDNTPIIGASVQIIGINKFTSSNMDGLFEFKNLCAQKIELEIKHISCDTKRLTIDITKNFYKEIFLEHHLNELNEVVVKATSKAAITSIEKSLKKDNLNNFSDKSLGDALNTLSGVSSLNTGNSIVKPMIHGLHSSRLLLINNNVRMFDQEWGDEHAPNIDINANEKVSVIKGANSLKYGSDAIGGLVLIQPKKYAVKDSLFGNLATSFNSNGLGGNINSEIVKTYASGFYAKIQANYKQFGDFKSPNYILTNSGLKSINTSLRIGYNTYEKGLSAYYSFVNNQFAILQSSHIGNVNDLVNAINSQQPRVIEDFSYNIDFPKQTINHHLGKIEGYKRFKNLGKLSVQYDVQLNRRKEFDLRRGNRSNIPVVDLRLFTNTLQANLELETLDNLKLETGFLVRYQQNDAVSGTGTSALIPDFDKYELGIFSVADYKLNESTAISAGLRYDFSKIDAKKLYNITDWNETFNYDELFPEFETGVINGTRVFTNPNYTFHNFSTSLGFSKRLHQDVSLLANYGLASRIPNPSELFSDGLHHSAARIEIGLLTIEKEIANKFMLSLEKVNTNFGYSISPYYKHINGFIQLVPVGITTTIRGAFPVWEYQQINAQIFGVDIDVNKQIAKKFFYKGNISLLQGDNLSEEKALIHMPSTNFTNTISYTNEKLNRLTLQVNHKTVLQQNRFPDYNFYTFNATTQQNVFVDISTTPPTYSLFNFYSSATFKTANKATLKLAFSINNIFNVAYRENLNRLRFFADEVGRNFNLKLNYNF; encoded by the coding sequence ATGATAAAAAGATTTTTAGCATTTGCTTTTTTGTGTGCACTATTCACAACAATTCAAGCACAAGATTGCACATTAACTTTTAAGGGAAAAATTACCGATTTTCACGACAATACACCTATAATTGGTGCATCTGTTCAAATTATTGGCATCAACAAATTTACATCTTCTAACATGGATGGTTTGTTTGAATTTAAAAACTTATGTGCTCAAAAAATTGAATTAGAAATAAAACATATTTCTTGTGACACTAAAAGACTTACTATAGATATCACTAAAAATTTTTACAAAGAAATATTTTTAGAACATCATTTAAATGAGTTGAATGAGGTGGTTGTAAAAGCAACCTCTAAAGCAGCAATTACAAGTATCGAGAAAAGTTTAAAGAAAGATAATCTAAATAATTTTTCAGACAAATCTTTAGGCGATGCTTTAAATACTTTAAGCGGAGTATCTTCTCTAAATACAGGAAACAGTATTGTAAAACCGATGATACATGGTTTGCATAGCAGTAGATTACTTCTGATAAATAACAACGTAAGAATGTTTGACCAAGAATGGGGCGATGAGCACGCACCTAATATAGATATTAATGCCAACGAAAAAGTGTCTGTAATTAAAGGTGCAAATAGTTTAAAATATGGGTCCGATGCTATTGGTGGTTTAGTTTTAATTCAACCAAAAAAATATGCAGTAAAAGATTCGCTTTTTGGGAATTTAGCAACATCTTTTAACAGTAATGGTTTGGGTGGAAATATAAATTCTGAAATAGTAAAAACTTATGCATCTGGTTTTTATGCAAAGATACAGGCAAACTATAAACAATTTGGAGATTTTAAATCGCCAAATTATATATTAACAAATAGTGGCCTTAAAAGCATAAATACCTCTTTAAGAATTGGTTACAACACTTACGAAAAAGGATTAAGTGCATACTATAGCTTTGTAAATAATCAATTTGCAATTTTACAATCATCTCATATTGGTAATGTAAACGATTTGGTTAACGCTATTAATAGTCAACAACCAAGGGTAATCGAAGACTTCTCGTATAATATAGATTTTCCTAAACAAACTATTAATCATCATTTAGGAAAAATTGAAGGATACAAACGATTTAAAAATCTAGGAAAATTATCCGTTCAGTACGATGTACAATTAAACAGAAGGAAAGAATTTGATTTACGAAGAGGCAACAGAAGTAATATACCTGTAGTAGATTTAAGGTTGTTTACCAACACTTTACAAGCTAATTTAGAATTAGAAACCCTTGATAACCTAAAATTAGAAACTGGTTTTTTAGTGCGTTATCAACAAAATGATGCCGTTTCTGGAACAGGGACAAGTGCTTTAATTCCAGATTTTGACAAGTATGAATTAGGTATTTTCTCTGTAGCCGATTATAAATTAAACGAATCTACCGCTATAAGTGCTGGCTTACGCTACGATTTTTCTAAAATTGATGCAAAAAAGCTGTACAATATTACCGACTGGAACGAAACCTTTAATTACGACGAGTTATTTCCCGAATTTGAAACAGGAGTTATAAATGGCACCAGGGTTTTTACAAACCCAAATTATACATTTCATAACTTCTCTACAAGTTTAGGGTTTTCGAAACGTTTACATCAAGATGTTTCGCTACTTGCCAATTATGGTTTGGCTTCACGAATTCCTAATCCTTCAGAATTATTTAGCGATGGGCTTCACCATTCTGCAGCAAGAATAGAAATTGGTTTGCTTACTATTGAAAAAGAAATTGCCAATAAATTTATGCTTTCTTTAGAAAAAGTAAATACTAATTTTGGCTATTCTATAAGTCCGTATTACAAACATATTAATGGATTTATTCAGCTAGTTCCTGTAGGTATTACAACCACTATTAGAGGTGCATTTCCAGTATGGGAATACCAGCAAATTAATGCCCAAATATTTGGAGTAGATATAGATGTTAACAAACAAATAGCAAAAAAATTCTTCTATAAAGGAAATATAAGTTTGTTGCAAGGAGATAATTTGTCTGAAGAAAAAGCATTGATACACATGCCTTCGACAAATTTTACGAATACAATTTCGTATACAAATGAAAAATTAAATCGGTTAACTTTACAAGTAAATCATAAAACAGTTTTACAACAAAATAGGTTTCCCGATTATAATTTTTACACATTTAACGCTACTACTCAACAAAATGTTTTTGTAGATATTAGCACAACACCACCTACCTATTCATTATTCAATTTTTATAGTTCAGCAACTTTTAAAACCGCTAATAAAGCAACTTTAAAATTAGCTTTTTCTATTAATAATATATTTAATGTAGCATATAGAGAAAACCTAAATAGGCTTCGTTTTTTTGCAGATGAAGTAGGTAGAAACTTTAATTTAAAACTGAATTACAACTTTTAA